ACCGCTGACCGCCGAAGCATCACAGCGCGGGCTGAGGAGATACTGGCGGCGGGGGCCGGGCGCGGGGGCTCCTCCCGGCTGGTCGCCCAGGCGTCCCGGCAGCTGGACGCCTTGCAGCGGGGAGGCGATCACTCCACGCCAGAAACGGCGAAAAACAGCCGATAGTCGACCAGATCGACACTTAACCCGTCAGTCACAAAGCGTTTGTGATCACGCAACACCACTCCGCCACAGTGATGGCATGACAGATGTGACTTCTGCGAAGAGTGCCCGCCGTCCACACCACTGGCGGCGGGATCTCATCGAACTGGCAGCCCTGTTCACCGCCGTCGTGATCGCCGACGCCGTCGCGAACATGATCGGGCATGGACCCGACGGCCCGTTCCTGCTCATCGTCTCCGCCGTCACCCTCGTCGCCACGGCCGCCTTCCACACATGGTGGGCACGACGCCACAGCCATGCCCCTCCGACAGCCACCCCTGCCACCGCCGATGTGGCAGGAGATACCGGGCCCGACCTGTACGAGACGGCGCTGTGGCGGATGCGTACCACCGTCAGGGACGCCCCCGGCAGCCTGGCCGCGCTGTGCATCGCACTCGCCGGGCACCGCGTCGACATACTCACCCTGCAGACCCACCCGCTCGCCGAGGGTACGGTGGACGAGTTCCTCCTGCGTGCGCCCGCGTCCCTGCACGCCAAGCAGCTCACCAGGGAGATCTCGGAATCCGGCGGCCGCAACACCTGGATCGAGCGCGCCGACGCCCACGATCTCGTCGACACCCCGACCCGGGTGCTCGGCCTCGCCACCCGCACCGCGCTGGACGCGGCCGAACTGCCGCTGGCACTACGCCAGTTGCTGGGCCGCTGCACCATCCACTCGCTGCCCGCCGTCTCGCTGACCGGCCGGCCCACCGGCGAGACTCCGCCGGTGGAGGGCGTCCTGGAGGACACGGTGATGCGGCTGCGCGACCCGAACGGCGGCGCCATCACCGTCGAGCGGCCCTATCTCCCCTTCACGCCCACCGAGTTCGCGCGGGCCCGCGCCCTCGTCGAACTCGATGCCCGCCTCGGCTCCCGTATCCCGCGCAGCCAGGACGTCCTCACCCTCCCCGAGGGCAACGAGATCACCGTGCGCCGCGCCGACCAGAGCGACGTCGAAGCCGCCCTGGCCATGCACGAGCGCTGCTCCCAGCGCACCCTGGGCCTGCGCTACCACGGCCCGGTCAGTCACGCCGACCGCTACCTCAACCACCTGCTCAGCCCGCGCTTCGGCCGCACCCTCGCCGTCCAGACGGCTTCCGGCCGGCTCGTCGCCCTCGGCCACCTCCTGTGGGACGGCGACGAGACCGAGGTCGCGCTGCTCGTCGAGGACGAATGGCAGCGCCGCGGCATCGGCTCGGAGCTGCTCGGCCGGCTGGTCGCGCTCGCGATCGAGGCCGGCTGCGGCAGCGTCTACGCCGTCACGCAGTCCTCGAACACCGGGATGGTGGCGGCCATGCGCGGCCTCGACCTGCCGCTCGACTACCAGATCGAGGAGGGCATACTGGTCGTCACCGCCCGACTCGACGCGACTCCCGTACTCCCTCACTCCCGGTACGAACAGCCTGAGCGCGAACAGGCTGAGCGCTGAGCGCCTCGGTCAGATCCCGCCAGAGATCCTCGACGTCCTCGAGCCCGACCGACATCCGCAGCAGCCGGTCACTGACGCCCGCCGAGCGCCGGTCTCCCTCAGCCACGATGCGGTGGCTGATGGAGGCCGGATGCTGGATCAGGCTGTCGACACTGCCGAGACTGACCGCCGGCGTGATCAGCCGTACGGCCGCGATCACGCTGTGCGGGTCCCCGTATACCTCGAAGGAGACCATCGCCCCGCCCACGCTCGGATAGTGGACCCGGGCGATCCGCGGGTCGGCGCCCAGCCGGCGGGCCAGATCCGCCGCGGTGGCGGACGCGGCGCGGACCCGGACGGGCAGCGTGGACAGTCCGCGCAGCAGTAGATATCCGGCCATCGGATGCAGTACGCCGCCGGTCGCGAACCGCACCTGGCGGAGCTTGCGGGCGAACTCCTCGTCGCAGGCCACCACCCCGCCCATCACATCGCCGTGCCCGCCCAGATACTTGGTCGCGCTGTGCAGCACGATCCGCGCCCCGTCCTCCAGCGGCCGCTGGAGGACGGGCGTGGCGAAGGTGTTGTCGACGAGCAGCGGTACCGAGCCGCAGGCGTGCCGGACGGCACGCAGATCGACCTCGGCGAGGGTCGGATTGGCCGGCGTCTCCACCATCACCAGACCGGTGTCGGGCCGGATCGCCTCCGCGATGCCCGCCGGGTCGGTCCAGGTCACCTCGGTGCCGAGCAGCCCGGCGCCCAGCAGGTGGTCGCTGCAGCCGTACAGCGGCCGGACGGCGACGACGTGGCGCAGTCCCATGCTCGCCCGCACCAGCAGTACGGCGGTGAGTGCGGCCATCCCGCTGGCGAAGGCCACCGCGCTCTCGGCCCCCTCGAGCCTGGCGAGCGCTGTCTCGAACCTGGCTGTGGTCGGGTTGTCCAGCCGGGCGTAGACGGGCGGGCCCTCCAGCCGCGCGCCGGTGGCGGCGAACCCGTCGATGCGTGCGGCCTCGCCGGCGGCGTCGTACGAGGGGTAGGTGGTGGACAGGTCCAGCGGCGGGGCGTGCACGCCGAGCCGTGCGAGGTCCTCGCGGCCGGCGTGTACGGCTTCGGTGGCCAGGGCCCGGGGTGCGGGGGTGACCGAGGCTGCGTTCTCCATGCCCGCAGGGTGAACACCTACCGGCAGGTTTTGGCCATGGCTCGTGCTACGTTCGGCGAATGGCTGAATCTGTCGCACTGGACCCGGTGGACCTGCAGATTCTCCGCCTCCTGCAGAACGACGCCCGGACCACCTACCGGGACCTGGCGGCGGAGGTCGGAGTGGCTCCTTCCACTTGCCTGGACCGGGTGGCCAGGCTGCGCCGCTCCGGCGTGATCCTGGGGCACCGGCTGGCCCTGGACCCCGCTCGGCTGGGGCGCGGGCTGCAGGCGCTGCTCTCGGTGCAGGTGCGTCCGCACCGGCGCGAGCTGATCGGCCCCTTCGTGGAGCGGATCCGCGCACTGCCCGAATCGCGGGCGCTGTTCCATCTCACCGGCCCCGACGACTACTTGGTGCATGTGGCCGTGGCGGACACGGCGGATCTGCAACGGCTGGTGGTCGACGAGTTCACCTCACGGCGAGAAGTAGCCAGAGTTGAGACACGGTTGATATTCCAGCAGTGGGACTGCGGGCCGATGCTCCCGCCGCTGCCGGAAGCCGCCCTCGACGACTGACTGGCACGGACAGGCGCCTGACCGCGCCAGATGACAGGCGACCGAGATCCAATGATGGTGACGCGGAGGCCTCACTCGTATGAGGATGTGCGCATGTCAGTCACCTCCAGCAGCGAGCTGCCCCGCCAGGTCGCCGACGCCTACGTCGACGCACTCATCGAACTCGACCCGACCATCGGCACGTATCTGGGACTGAAGGAGAGCTCAGGCCTCCTTCCCGACTACTCACCCGCCGGTCAGGAGGCCGTCGCCGCACTCGCCCGCGAGACACTCGCCAGACTCGACGACGCCGAGAAGCTGCCGGGCGCCGGGAGTGACACGGAACGGCGCTGCGGCCGTTTGCTCCGAGAGCGCCTGACAGCGGAACTCGCCGTCCACGAGGCCGACGAAGGACTGCGAACGGTGAGCAATATGCGCTCGCCGGTGCACAACGTGCGCGAGGTGTTCACCGTGACGCCGACGCAGACCGACGAGGACTGGTCGGCCGTCGCACAGCGGCTGCGGGCGGTGCGGCCCGCACTCGAGGGCTACCGCGCCTCGCTGGCGCTGGGACTCGAGCGGAAGCTGCTGGGCGGACCGCGTGCCACGCGGACCAATGTCGAGCAGATGACCGAGTGGCTCGGCACGGACCGCAGCTGGTTCGATGAGTTCGCGGCGGACGGCCCCCTCACGCTCCGCACCGAGCTCGACGAGGCGGCCCGCATCGCGACCGAGTCCCTGGCGGAGCTGCGCGACTGGATGCGCGACGTGTACGCCCCCGCCGTCGCCCACGCGCCCGACACGGTGGGCCGCGAGCGGTACGCACGCTGGTCGCGCTACTTCAACGGCACCGACCTCGACCTCGACGAGGCGTACGCGTACGGCTGGTCCGAATACCACCGGCTGCTGGCCGAGATGAGGACCGAGGCCGGCAAGATCCTTCCGGGCGCGGAG
The Streptomyces lunaelactis genome window above contains:
- a CDS encoding GNAT family N-acetyltransferase is translated as MTDVTSAKSARRPHHWRRDLIELAALFTAVVIADAVANMIGHGPDGPFLLIVSAVTLVATAAFHTWWARRHSHAPPTATPATADVAGDTGPDLYETALWRMRTTVRDAPGSLAALCIALAGHRVDILTLQTHPLAEGTVDEFLLRAPASLHAKQLTREISESGGRNTWIERADAHDLVDTPTRVLGLATRTALDAAELPLALRQLLGRCTIHSLPAVSLTGRPTGETPPVEGVLEDTVMRLRDPNGGAITVERPYLPFTPTEFARARALVELDARLGSRIPRSQDVLTLPEGNEITVRRADQSDVEAALAMHERCSQRTLGLRYHGPVSHADRYLNHLLSPRFGRTLAVQTASGRLVALGHLLWDGDETEVALLVEDEWQRRGIGSELLGRLVALAIEAGCGSVYAVTQSSNTGMVAAMRGLDLPLDYQIEEGILVVTARLDATPVLPHSRYEQPEREQAER
- a CDS encoding trans-sulfuration enzyme family protein, which codes for MENAASVTPAPRALATEAVHAGREDLARLGVHAPPLDLSTTYPSYDAAGEAARIDGFAATGARLEGPPVYARLDNPTTARFETALARLEGAESAVAFASGMAALTAVLLVRASMGLRHVVAVRPLYGCSDHLLGAGLLGTEVTWTDPAGIAEAIRPDTGLVMVETPANPTLAEVDLRAVRHACGSVPLLVDNTFATPVLQRPLEDGARIVLHSATKYLGGHGDVMGGVVACDEEFARKLRQVRFATGGVLHPMAGYLLLRGLSTLPVRVRAASATAADLARRLGADPRIARVHYPSVGGAMVSFEVYGDPHSVIAAVRLITPAVSLGSVDSLIQHPASISHRIVAEGDRRSAGVSDRLLRMSVGLEDVEDLWRDLTEALSAQPVRAQAVRTGSEGVRESRRVGR
- a CDS encoding Lrp/AsnC family transcriptional regulator, yielding MAESVALDPVDLQILRLLQNDARTTYRDLAAEVGVAPSTCLDRVARLRRSGVILGHRLALDPARLGRGLQALLSVQVRPHRRELIGPFVERIRALPESRALFHLTGPDDYLVHVAVADTADLQRLVVDEFTSRREVARVETRLIFQQWDCGPMLPPLPEAALDD
- a CDS encoding DUF885 domain-containing protein; this encodes MSVTSSSELPRQVADAYVDALIELDPTIGTYLGLKESSGLLPDYSPAGQEAVAALARETLARLDDAEKLPGAGSDTERRCGRLLRERLTAELAVHEADEGLRTVSNMRSPVHNVREVFTVTPTQTDEDWSAVAQRLRAVRPALEGYRASLALGLERKLLGGPRATRTNVEQMTEWLGTDRSWFDEFAADGPLTLRTELDEAARIATESLAELRDWMRDVYAPAVAHAPDTVGRERYARWSRYFNGTDLDLDEAYAYGWSEYHRLLAEMRTEAGKILPGAEPWEALAHLDVHGEHIEGVEEVRVWLQKIMDEAIEALDGTHFELAERVRKVESRIAPPGGAAAPYYTGPSEDFTRPGCTWLPTMGATRFPVYDLVSTWYHEGVPGHHLQIAQWVHVADRLSRYQATIGGVSANAEGWALYAERLMDELGFLPDPERRLGYLDAQMMRACRVIVDIGMHLELEIPADSPFHPGERWTPELAQEFFGNHSGRPADFVESELIRYLSMPAQAIGYKLGERAWLLGRENARKAHGEAFDAKAWHMAALSQGSLGLDDLVDELSRL